AGTTGCGGTTTATGGAAAGGCTGCTGAGGTAAAAATTCGGCCGATTTCCGCAGAGGCGATGGTCGGTTTGTTGGGGGGGCAACTTTCCACGCCGGTTAACCGGGTTAATGTCGAGAATATTGCTAAACGCCAGGGGATTGCGTTGATTGAGTCGCAGACCGAGGAATCGGAAGGCTATCAGTCTCTAATCAAAATTACCGGGCACTGCGCCGATAAGTCGGTATCTCTGGCGGGAACGTTGTTAGGAAATCAACATCCACGCTTGGTCAGTATCAATCATTTCGAAATTGAAGTGGTGCCGGAAGGCGCGTTACTGATCACTCGCCACGATGATAAGCCGGGCGTGATTGCGGCGATTAGCTCGATCTTGGGCGTTGCCAATATCAATATTACCCGCATGCAAGTCAGTATCGCCGACGAACATCAATTGGCGATGATGGTCATCAGCATCTCTGATCCCTTAAATGAACAAGTATTGAAATCGGTTTGCGAGGTGCCTGCGGTGCACACAGCAAGGCAGATCGCGTTATGAGTTTTGAAGTTGTTTGTTTCGATTGCGACAGTACGCTGAGCCGGGTCGAAGGTATCGATGAATTGGCTAGGCGTAACGGTTTATTCGAACAGGTTGCGGCGTTAACCGATGCAGCTATGAACGGCGAATTGGCCCTTGAGGATGTCTACGCGAACCGGTTGGATTTGATCAAACCCGACCAAGCCGCGATAAACTGGTTGGCCGAGTTGTATATTGCCGAAATGGTTGACGGTGTCAGCGACACAATTAAAGCCCTGCAAGCCAATAATAAGCTAATCCACATCATCAGCGGCGGCTTGCGGCAGGCGATACTACCTTTGGCGGAGCAACTGGGCATACCGGAAGCGCATGTGCATGCGGTTGATGTGCTGTTTGACGAAGACGGTAATTACCAGGATTTTGCCCGACACTCGCCGTTGGCCGTCAGTGGCGGCAAAGCCCGGATTTGTCGCCGACTGAGGATGCATCATTCGTCCTTGGTCATGATAGGCGATGGCAAGACCGATCTGGAAGCTAAATTGGCCGGTGCCTATATGATCGGTTTCGGCGGTGTAGTCCGCAGGCCGTTGGTGGAAGAGCAAGCGGATAGCTACGTCTCGGATGCTTCGTTAGCGGCTATATTGCCGCTAGTATTGTAAGCAAGGGTCGATAAGCCGGCGGGACGATGGTAAAATTTCCAAATTTTTAGCAGATTCAGAGAGATAGAATGGCTGGGCATAGTAAGTGGGCTAACATCAAGCATCGCAAAGGCGCGCAGGACGCAAAACGCGGCAAGATTTTTACCAAACTGATTCGCGAGATTACCGTGGCCGCAAAAGGATCGGGTGGCGGTGATCCCGCCAATAATCCGAGTTTGCGTACCGCTATTGATAAAGCGCTTGGTGCTAACATGAAGCGCGATACCATCGACAACACCATCAAAAAGGCCATCGGCGCGGTCGATGGCGTGGTTTACGAAGAGGTGCGTTACGAAGGTTATGGTCCTGGCGGCACGGCGGTGATGGTGAATTGCTTGACCGATAATCGCAATCGTACCGTCGCCGATGTCAGGCACGCCTTCTCTAAGGCTGGCGGCAACTTGGGCACGGACGGTTCGGTGGCTTATATGTTTCGCAAGGTCGGTATTATCAGCTTCGCCAATGGTGTTGATGAAGACGCAGTGATGGAAGCCGCGATGGAAGCCGGGGCCGAGGATGTGGTCACCAACGACGATGGTTCTATCGATGTGTTTACCACCCCCGAAGACTATATGACCGTCAAGGAAGCTATGCTTGCTGCGGGCTTCGAGCCGGAAAACGCCGAAGTGACGATGCATGCCGACGTTAAGACTGAATTGGATAGCGAATCCGCCGAAAAAATGCTGAAGCTGATCGACCGTTTGGAAGATCTGGACGATGTGCAAGACGTTTACTCGAATGCTGACATCAGCGATGACATCATGACTGCGCTCGATGCCTAATCACACCGCAAAATTACTCGCACCAATACACTGTTGACCAGAATTTTAGGTATAGATCCCGGCTCGCGCATCACCGGATACGGTGTGGTGGAGTCGACATCGCGCGGTATTCGCTACGTAGCGAGCGGCTGCATTCGTATCAAATCCGACGAATTTCCCGAGCGCTTGAAGCAGATTTTTGATGGTGTTAGCCAGGTGATTGAGTTGTACCGTCCTGAGCAAATGGCCATAGAGCAAGTGTTTATGCACAAGAATGCCGATTCTGCCCTGAAGCTAGGGCAAGCGCGCGGCGCTGCGATTTGCGCCACCTTAAATCGAGATCTGCCGGTTTTCGAATATGCGGCTAGGCAAGTTAAACAGGCCTTGGTAGGCAAGGGCAATGCCGATAAGCAGCAAGTGCAGCATATGGTGAAAATTTTGTTGAGCATTCAAGGTGACATGCAGATCGATGCTAGCGATGCATTGGCGATTGGCCTGTGTCATAGCCACTATCAGGAGACCGCGATGCGTTTGCAGAAGGCGATTTCATGATCGGTTTTTTATGCGGTAAATTGATTTACAAAGCTCCTCCGCAACTGTTGTTGGACGTACACGGTGTCGGTTACGAAATCGAAGCGCCGATGAATACCTTTTACGACCTGCCGGCATTGGGTGAAGTAGTTAAGCTACATACGCATCTCGTGGTTCGCGAGGACGCGCATATCCTGTTCGGTTTTGCCACGGAAAGCGAACGCATGCTGTTCAGAACCCTGATCAAAGTCAATGGCGTCGGCCCCAAGCTGGCGTTGACTGTTCTGTCCGGGCAAAGTACCGAAGAATTCTATCGTTGCGTCCATGATAACGATGTAAAAGGTTTGGTGCGATTGCCGGGCGTCGGCCAAAAAACCGCCGAACGCTTGATTATCGAAATGCGTGGTCGTTTACCGGAACTAAACAAACTAACAGCAGCTAGTGATAGCCCAAGTTCACTTCCCGGTTCGGCAGCAAGTCCCAAGCAAGAAGCGATTAGCGCGTTGTGTGCTTTGGGTTATAAGCCAGCGGACGCGGCGCGGATGGTGCAAGCGGTTGCTGCGGAAGATAAAAGCTGCGAGGACATTATTCGTCTGGCGCTGCGCGGTGCGGTTAAATGATCGAAAGCGACAGATTGGTTACTGCGCACGGTAATAATGACGAAGAGCGAGTGGACCGAGCCATTCGCCCCAAGCGCTTGAAAGACTATGTCGGGCAAAAAGAACTCCGCGAGCAGATGGAAATCTTTATCCAGGCGGCGGTAACGCGCTCTGAAGCGTTGGATCATGTGTTGATTTTCGGCCCGCCGGGTTTGGGGAAAACCACGCTGGCCAACATCGTGGCTGCGGAGATGAATGTCAACATTCGTCAAACCTCGGGTCCGGTGCTGGATAAAGCCGGCGATTTGGCGGCTTTGCTGACCAATTTGCAAGCCCATGATGTGTTATTCATCGACGAAATCCATAGGCTCAGTCCCGCGGTGGAAGAGGTGCTGTATCCGGCTATGGAAGACTACCAAATTGATATTATAATAGGCGAAGGCCCGGCAGCCCGCTCGATTAAGCTGGATTTGCCGCCATTTACGCTGATAGGCGCGACGACCCGAGCCGGTTTGTTGACATCGCCTTTACGCGACCGTTTCGGTATCGTCCAACGCCTTGAGTTTTACACCGTTGAGGAACTGGCCAGTATCGTCAGTCGCTCCGCAAAACTATTGAATATCGGCATGGACGGCGGCGGTGCCGACGAGATCGCCTGCCGTTCGCGAGGCACGCCGCGCATCGCCAACCGACTCTTACGTAGAGTGCGCGATTTTGCCGAAGTCAAAGGCAACGGCACGGTGACTCGTGAGATTGCCAAACAAGCCTTGGATATGCTGAAAATAGACCAGCAAGGCTTTGATATGCTGGATCGGAAATTACTGACAGCCATGATAGAACATTTTCAAGGCGGTCCGGTTGGCCTGGATACGCTGGCTGCGGTAATCAGCGAGGAACGTGGCACGGTTGAAGACGTGTTGGAACCGTACTTACTGCAGCAGGGTTTTATCATGCGCACCCCCAGGGGGCGAGTGGTCACGCATAAAGCATACAGTCATTTTGGCCTGCCCGCGCCCAGGCAGCAAATCGGCAGCGATGACATCTTCGACAATTAATAATTCGTTAAGAGACGAATGAAAGAATTTAACTGGCCGGTACGAGTATATTACGAAGATACCGATGCGGGCGGCGTAGTGTTTTATGCGAATTATTTGAAGTTTTTTGAACGTGCCAGAACCGAAATGTTGCGTAGTGTGGGTTTTGAACAGGATAATCTTCTAGCCGAACAAAACCTGATTTTTGTAGTCCGTTCCGTGAAAGTAGACTATTTAAAACCCGCCCGCTTTAACGAACTTTTAGACGTTAGCGCAAAAGTTATTGAGTACAAAAAAACTAATTTTACCTTTGAACAAGCGATCACCCGGCAACAAGACACGTTATGTACGGGTGAAATCCGGATTGCCTGTCTTGATGCGCAAAGCATGAAGCCCAAACTTATTCCCTCTGCTATTTTGGAACATTTAAACTAATGAATACCGATTTATCCATCCTGACGCTGGTCAAAGAAGCCAGTATCGTCGTGCAGTTTGTTATGTTCATTCTGTTATCGGCATCGGTTGCGTCCTGGACCTTCATCTTCTCCAAACGGAAAGAATTGAAACAGGCCATAGCCATTACCGACGATTTCGAAGAGGAGTTTTGGTCTGGTGTCGGTTTGGCCGAGTTGTATAAAAAGATGTCCAGTGATCGGTTCGAGCCGGAAGGTATTGAAAAAATCTTTCTAGCCGGTTATCGCGAGTTTGCGCGGATGCGCCAGAAAGGCGATGTCGAACCCTCTGTCCAGGTCGAAAGTGCGCAACGGGCCATGCGTATCGAATTGTCCCGCGAGTTGGATAGGTTGGACGAGACTTTGCCGTTTTTGGCGACAGTCGGTTCGACCAGTCCGTATATCGGTTTGTTTGGCACTGTCTGGGGCATCATGAACTCGTTCCGCGCTTTGGGCGAAATTAAAAATGCTACCTTGGCGAATGTCGCTCCAGGTATTTCAGAAGCGTTAATTGCCACCGCGATTGGTTTGTTCGCGGCGATTCCAGCGGTAATTGCCTATAACCGCTTCTCCACGCGCTTGGATCGCTTGGCCGGCCGTTACGAGTTATTCGTCGACGAGTTCGTGGTATTACTGCAAAGACAGGCGCACAGCAAATGAATGTGGGCGGCAGCAATCGTAGATCGCGAAAAAAACGCGGAGTAATGGCCGAAATCAACGTCGTTCCCTATATTGACGTTACTTTTGTGCTGTTGATGATATTCATGATCACCGCGCCGCTGGTGCAAACCGGCGTCGATGTCGAGTTGCCGCAAGCCGAGGCTGAGTCTGTGGATTTACAAGATCAGGTGCCGGTGATCGTTTCGATCAAAAAGGACGGCAGTTTATACGTCGATATTGGCAATGGCGATGAAGAAGCCGATACGCCTGTCGATGTCGATACCGTTAAAACCAGAGTAGCGGCGGTATTCAGAAATAATCCCAAAGCCCAGCTCTACGTGCGTGGCGACCATGAAGTGGATTACGGCAGTATCGTCAAAGTGATGGTTGAGTTGAAGAAAACCGGCGCCCCAAAAGTGGGCTTGATGACCGCGCCGCCGCCAGACAGCAAATAAACACCACCATGAAAAGTTTTAAACCTTCGCTCGCGCAGGCGATAGCGCTGCATATTCTGATTGTGTTGTTGTTCAGTTTCAGTTTTCTCACCGAGACTGACGACGCGCAAATGTCGCCGCCCGCGGACATTATTGAAGCGACTGTATTGGACGGCGCGGAAATCGATGCGGAAGCCGAGCGCTTAAAACAGAACGAAACAAACAAGCAACAAGCCGAGAAACAGCATCAAGAGCAACTGGAAAACGCCAGAAAAGCCGAAGAGCAGTTGTTGCAGCAAGCTAAAAAGCAACGTGTGCTTGAAGAGCAAAAAATTCAGGAAGCCGCCGAAAAGCGCAAGCAGGAAGCATTAGAAGAAAAGAAGATGCAGGAACAGCTCGCTGCGAAGCGTAAGGAAGAGGAAAAAAAGTTAGAGGAGGCCAAGGAACGGCAAGCTCTCGAACAGAAAAAAGCCAAGGAAGCCGCGGAAAAGCAGAAACAGGCCGAACTGGACAAACAAAAGGAAGCAGCGGAAAAGCAGAAGCAAGCCGAACTGGAAAAACAGAAGGAGTTGGCGGAAAAACAAAGGGAAGTAGAGAAACAGAAGTTGCTGGAAAAGCAAAAACAACAGGAAATGGAGCGCGAAGCCAAGTTGAAGGAACAAAAACTGGCGGAAGCGGCGCGAGAGAAACAGCAGCAGGAAGCCGAAATCAAAAAGCTGGAGCAGGAAAAGAAGTTGCAGGAACAAAAAGCTCTGGAGCAGCAAAAAAAGCTGCAGGAGCAAAAGAACGAGGAAGCCAAGCGCCAAGAACAAGCAAAACAAGCGGAAGCCAAGGCCAAAGCGGAAAAGGAAAAGCAGTTAGCTGACGAAAAAGCTAAAGCCGAAAAAGAAAAACAGGCCGCGCTTAATGCGGAAAAAGCCAAGCAAGCTGCAGAAGCCGAGGCTAGGGCCAAAGCCGAAAAGGACAAACAACTCGCTGCCGAGAAAGCAGAGAAAGAACGCCAAGCCAAAATAGCGGCGGAAAAAGCCGAAAAAGAACGCATGGCTGCCGAAGCGGAAGCCAAGGCTAAGGCTGAGAAAGAACGTCAGGCCAAACTGGCTGCGGAAAAGGCAGAGAAGGCTGAGAAAGAAAGACTTGCGGCGGAAGCGGCGGCAAAAGCCAAAGCAGAACAAGAGCGCCAAGCTGCGATAGCGGCGGCTGAAAAAGCGGAGAAAGAACGGCAGGCTGTGGAAGCTGCCGCGGCGGCTGCGGCAAAAGCAGCTTCGGATAAGCAGGCTGTCGATTCTGCCAAGCAGATGATTGCGCGCAAAGTAGAAGGCGCTTGGACGCGGCCGATCAACGCAACGCAAGGCTTGCGATGCACAATTCAGGTAAAATTGTTGGCTAGTGGTGATGTGATGGACGCTGTGGTAATTGGTAGTAGCGGTGATCCGATTTTTGACCGTTCGGCGGAGAATGCAGTGAGAAAAGCCTCGCCTTTGCCGGTACCGCAAGATAGAAATTTATTTAATCAGGAATTTAGAGTTTTTACCTTCGTGTTTAAACCGGAATAATCAGTAAAACGGAAACGAGAGAATGATGTTAATCACAAGAATGTTAGTCGGCGGCATTTTGGCTGGGATGTTTACAGTGGCGCAGGCGGCCGGTTTAACCATAGAAATTACCAAAGGTTCGCAAACTGCGGTCCCTATCGCCATCGTGCCGTTTGCTCAACAAGGCTCTATCGGCAATGTTAAATTGTCCGATGTGATCAGTTCTGATTTGGGCGGCAGCGGTTTTTTCAAAACCTTGTCCGAAGACGATATGCTGACCAAACCCAGCGAACCCGAGCGGGTTAATTTCAAGGATTGGCAGGTACTAGGCCAAGACTATATGGCGATAGGCCAAGTGGTCGGTAATGGTGGCAGCTACAACATCCAGTTTCATTTGTTTAATGTGCATAACGGCCAGTTGTTGATGGGTTATCGTTTGACGGCCGGCGCTAACGAATTGCGTCGCGCGGCACATCACATCAGTGATCTGATTTACGAAAAACTGACCGGCCGCAAAGGCGCATTCAATACCCGGATTGCTTATGTCACCAGCGTTCGCCGCGGCAATGGCAAGCAGTTCATGCTGCAAGTGGCCGATGCCGATGGTTATAACCCCCGGACTATTGCCGAATCTCCGGAACCTATTATGGCGCCGGCTTGGTCACCGGACGGCAGCAAAATCGCTTATGTATCCTTCCACACCAAACGTTCGGAAATCTGGGTGCAGACTTTGGCGACGGGACAACGTGAAAGCGTTTCCTCTTATCCGGGCATCAACGGTGCGCCGGCTTTTTCACCGGACGGTAGTCGTCTGGCGGTTACGCTTTCTAAGGACGGCAGTCCCGATATTTACGTTTTGAACTTGGGTAGCCGCTCTTTGACGCGCTTGACCAACAGTTTATCTATCGATACCGAGCCGACCTGGTCGCCGGATGGCAGCTCTATCTTGTTTACGTCTGATCAAGGCGGCAAACCGCAGCTTTATTTGATGCCAGCTTCGGGGGGTAAAGCTAGCCGGGTTACATTCCAAGGCGACTATAACGCCAGAGGCCGTTTTTCCGCTGACGGCAGAAGTCTGGCGATGGTAACGGGTAGTGGCGGTGGCTATAAGATTGCGGTTATGGACATGGCCTCGCGCACTGTGAACGTGCTGACCG
The window above is part of the Methylomonas sp. ZR1 genome. Proteins encoded here:
- a CDS encoding HAD-IB family phosphatase, with amino-acid sequence MSFEVVCFDCDSTLSRVEGIDELARRNGLFEQVAALTDAAMNGELALEDVYANRLDLIKPDQAAINWLAELYIAEMVDGVSDTIKALQANNKLIHIISGGLRQAILPLAEQLGIPEAHVHAVDVLFDEDGNYQDFARHSPLAVSGGKARICRRLRMHHSSLVMIGDGKTDLEAKLAGAYMIGFGGVVRRPLVEEQADSYVSDASLAAILPLVL
- a CDS encoding YebC/PmpR family DNA-binding transcriptional regulator, translated to MAGHSKWANIKHRKGAQDAKRGKIFTKLIREITVAAKGSGGGDPANNPSLRTAIDKALGANMKRDTIDNTIKKAIGAVDGVVYEEVRYEGYGPGGTAVMVNCLTDNRNRTVADVRHAFSKAGGNLGTDGSVAYMFRKVGIISFANGVDEDAVMEAAMEAGAEDVVTNDDGSIDVFTTPEDYMTVKEAMLAAGFEPENAEVTMHADVKTELDSESAEKMLKLIDRLEDLDDVQDVYSNADISDDIMTALDA
- the ruvC gene encoding crossover junction endodeoxyribonuclease RuvC, which encodes MTRILGIDPGSRITGYGVVESTSRGIRYVASGCIRIKSDEFPERLKQIFDGVSQVIELYRPEQMAIEQVFMHKNADSALKLGQARGAAICATLNRDLPVFEYAARQVKQALVGKGNADKQQVQHMVKILLSIQGDMQIDASDALAIGLCHSHYQETAMRLQKAIS
- the ruvA gene encoding Holliday junction branch migration protein RuvA; protein product: MIGFLCGKLIYKAPPQLLLDVHGVGYEIEAPMNTFYDLPALGEVVKLHTHLVVREDAHILFGFATESERMLFRTLIKVNGVGPKLALTVLSGQSTEEFYRCVHDNDVKGLVRLPGVGQKTAERLIIEMRGRLPELNKLTAASDSPSSLPGSAASPKQEAISALCALGYKPADAARMVQAVAAEDKSCEDIIRLALRGAVK
- the ruvB gene encoding Holliday junction branch migration DNA helicase RuvB; the protein is MIESDRLVTAHGNNDEERVDRAIRPKRLKDYVGQKELREQMEIFIQAAVTRSEALDHVLIFGPPGLGKTTLANIVAAEMNVNIRQTSGPVLDKAGDLAALLTNLQAHDVLFIDEIHRLSPAVEEVLYPAMEDYQIDIIIGEGPAARSIKLDLPPFTLIGATTRAGLLTSPLRDRFGIVQRLEFYTVEELASIVSRSAKLLNIGMDGGGADEIACRSRGTPRIANRLLRRVRDFAEVKGNGTVTREIAKQALDMLKIDQQGFDMLDRKLLTAMIEHFQGGPVGLDTLAAVISEERGTVEDVLEPYLLQQGFIMRTPRGRVVTHKAYSHFGLPAPRQQIGSDDIFDN
- the ybgC gene encoding tol-pal system-associated acyl-CoA thioesterase, with amino-acid sequence MKEFNWPVRVYYEDTDAGGVVFYANYLKFFERARTEMLRSVGFEQDNLLAEQNLIFVVRSVKVDYLKPARFNELLDVSAKVIEYKKTNFTFEQAITRQQDTLCTGEIRIACLDAQSMKPKLIPSAILEHLN
- the tolQ gene encoding protein TolQ; translated protein: MNTDLSILTLVKEASIVVQFVMFILLSASVASWTFIFSKRKELKQAIAITDDFEEEFWSGVGLAELYKKMSSDRFEPEGIEKIFLAGYREFARMRQKGDVEPSVQVESAQRAMRIELSRELDRLDETLPFLATVGSTSPYIGLFGTVWGIMNSFRALGEIKNATLANVAPGISEALIATAIGLFAAIPAVIAYNRFSTRLDRLAGRYELFVDEFVVLLQRQAHSK
- the tolR gene encoding protein TolR produces the protein MAEINVVPYIDVTFVLLMIFMITAPLVQTGVDVELPQAEAESVDLQDQVPVIVSIKKDGSLYVDIGNGDEEADTPVDVDTVKTRVAAVFRNNPKAQLYVRGDHEVDYGSIVKVMVELKKTGAPKVGLMTAPPPDSK
- the tolA gene encoding cell envelope integrity protein TolA, translating into MKSFKPSLAQAIALHILIVLLFSFSFLTETDDAQMSPPADIIEATVLDGAEIDAEAERLKQNETNKQQAEKQHQEQLENARKAEEQLLQQAKKQRVLEEQKIQEAAEKRKQEALEEKKMQEQLAAKRKEEEKKLEEAKERQALEQKKAKEAAEKQKQAELDKQKEAAEKQKQAELEKQKELAEKQREVEKQKLLEKQKQQEMEREAKLKEQKLAEAAREKQQQEAEIKKLEQEKKLQEQKALEQQKKLQEQKNEEAKRQEQAKQAEAKAKAEKEKQLADEKAKAEKEKQAALNAEKAKQAAEAEARAKAEKDKQLAAEKAEKERQAKIAAEKAEKERMAAEAEAKAKAEKERQAKLAAEKAEKAEKERLAAEAAAKAKAEQERQAAIAAAEKAEKERQAVEAAAAAAAKAASDKQAVDSAKQMIARKVEGAWTRPINATQGLRCTIQVKLLASGDVMDAVVIGSSGDPIFDRSAENAVRKASPLPVPQDRNLFNQEFRVFTFVFKPE
- the tolB gene encoding Tol-Pal system beta propeller repeat protein TolB gives rise to the protein MLVGGILAGMFTVAQAAGLTIEITKGSQTAVPIAIVPFAQQGSIGNVKLSDVISSDLGGSGFFKTLSEDDMLTKPSEPERVNFKDWQVLGQDYMAIGQVVGNGGSYNIQFHLFNVHNGQLLMGYRLTAGANELRRAAHHISDLIYEKLTGRKGAFNTRIAYVTSVRRGNGKQFMLQVADADGYNPRTIAESPEPIMAPAWSPDGSKIAYVSFHTKRSEIWVQTLATGQRESVSSYPGINGAPAFSPDGSRLAVTLSKDGSPDIYVLNLGSRSLTRLTNSLSIDTEPTWSPDGSSILFTSDQGGKPQLYLMPASGGKASRVTFQGDYNARGRFSADGRSLAMVTGSGGGYKIAVMDMASRTVNVLTEGNLDESPSFAPNGSMVLFAANRGGRSALSVVSTDGAMQQKLAFESGEVREPAWAP